Below is a genomic region from Balaenoptera acutorostrata chromosome 9, mBalAcu1.1, whole genome shotgun sequence.
TCGGAGTTAGATGACTCCGGGAAGGTGCGGGACCCGCAGCTGGTGCGCATGTTCCTCATGATGCACCCCTGGTACATCCCTTCCTCTCAGCTGGCGGCAAAACTGCTGCACATATATCCTTCGCCAGCCTCGCCAAGGGCCCTAAGGTCCGGGTCCATAAGGGAGCCCCGCAGCCCAGCGGGGGCAGAGGATGGGCTTCGCTCCTAGAGCGTGGGCCGCTCCCACATCACAGAATTCAGGATTGGCCCAGGCTCCAGCTAGAGCCTAAGCTCCACCCCTTTCCTCCCCTCTGAACTAAGGCCCCGTCCCTGGGTCTCTCCCCAGCCTAGGCCTTGCTGTCTCCTCCCCACAGCCTAGGACCTGCTTCTACTCCCAGCGCAGGTCCTGCCTCTTGCTTCTCTCCCAGAACCCAGGTCCTGCTCTCAGCCTCTCCCAGAATCTGGCCCCCATTCCACCCAGGCACCCTCCCAAAGCTCACACCTCACCTCTGCCTTCAGCCCCTTTCCAGAGCTtgggccctgcccaccccagacCCCACCCCTAGAACTTCTCCTAGaaccaggccctgccctcagccTCCCCCAAGAACTCGGGTCCCATCCCCTGCCTCCTTTTCTAGAGTAAGTCTCCATCCTTGTTTTCCTTAACTCTGCTTCACCTACCAACAATCCCGGAAGGACAGCTCCAATTCGCTTCAGGTGAAAACATGCCATCTGGTCAGGTGAGTCTTCCTCTTGGGGCTCAgtcccctcctctgctcccttATCTCAGGCTTCAGACTGGCCTGAAGGAGTGGAAATAGCTCGTTCTGGAAGCTGGTCATGTGGGTTTGAACCTGGCTCTGTCCATGGTGGTGGTGCTGCCGAAGGCTTGCCCCTTCCTGGTCCTGGACCGGTCCCTGTTTTCTGATCTGCCCAGTGCCGGTGGGGAAGGAAAGAGCTGGGCGAGGGGAACCACAGTTTGAGGCTCTTTCCCCGTCTCTGGGAAACTACAATCCTAGGGAATGTGGGGGAAGGGCTGCCTTGGGTGACTGTGAACCTCCACCAGGTACTGGATTTCAGCATTCCCAGCGGAGTTTGATTTGAATCCTGAGCTCGCTGAGCAGATCAAGGAGCTGAAGGCTCTGCTAGACCAAGAAGGGAACCGCCGGCACAGCAGCCTCATCGACATCGAGAGCGTGTGCGTGGGGGGAGCTCGGAGGGCTGGGAAGGGCACTCAGCATCCTACACCATCTGCacttaatacatgtttgttgaattgaatggGTGAGGGTCATGTCACGCTTGCTTAAAAACCTTCTATGGCTCCCTATCGTCTTCACAATGCCTCGGCTGGGGATTAAGGCCTTTCATAGTCTCAGGCCAGCTTGGCATTCCTGCCTCATCTTCCACAGCCCACCGCCCTATACCAGGCACCTCATACTGCAGCTGCACGGGTCCACTCACCATTCTGCAGCCCCTGCATCCTTTTCCACCATGGCTCTTTGCTCATGTCCCCTTGCCTCCTCCTCCGTGTTATCAAAGCTCAGCACAAGTGTGGAGTGTCTGTGGACTCTTTCAGGGCAGAATTTGTCGTTCCTGCCTCTGTTCCTCCATGACACTTTGTGCAGACCCCTGCCCAGAGACCTCTGCACTTGTGCCACGCTATTTCGTGATTGTTtgtttctgtgtctgtctccctcagtagactgtgagctcctcggGGGCAGGAACCGTGTCTTGCTCATCTCTGTACCCCCagcgcctagcacagtgcctggcacagagtaggtctTCCATAAATCTGTGTTGAGTGCGTGACGAGGGGGAGATTGCAGGAGGTGCTGGGACTGGGGACATTCGTGCTCTGCACAGTGTCTCGCAGTCAGCGTGAGTGGCATGAGTGTGGGGCCATGAGGGGTGGGGCATCTCCAGCAAAGGACTCACTGCCCCGCTctactcccccagccccacctacaAGTGGAATCGGCAGGTGACCCAGAGGAACCCTGTGGAACAGAAAAAGCGCAAGATGTCCCTGTTGTTTGACCACCTGGACCCCATGGAGCTGGCAGCACATCTCACCTACTTGGAATATTGCTCCTTTTGCAAGATCCTGGTGCGGCCCAATGGCCTTCGGTCAGGGAGCGggtgtgggctggggagggggtgccaGTAGGGGCAGGGTCTCTGGGGTAGGTGGGGTCACAGGGTGGGTCTGGGGTTTCAGTGTAACCACCAAAGGGCCGCTGGAGGGTGAGGAGCGGCCGTTGGTGAGGGGAGGGGCCACAGGGTGCTGAGGCCACCCTGCCTGCAGTTCCAGGACTATCACAGTTTCGTGACTCACGGCTGCACCGTGGACAACCCTGTCCTGGAGCGATTCATCTCCCTCTTCAACAGTGTCTCGCAGTGGGTGCAGCTCATGATTCTCAGCAAGCCCACAGCCCCGCAGcgggccctggtcatcacacacTTCGTCCACGTTGCAGAGgtgcctgcccctccccttccccccaacctcCCAAATTGCCAGTAAGGCTGAGTCCCTCCTTTCCCCTAACCCACTGCCAGGTCTTCTCCAGAAAAGCTGGGCCAAGTTCTGGGCCCACTCAGTGACTCACTGCCtcatctctctccatttattcccCAGAAACTCCTGGAGCTGCAGAATTTCAACACGCTGATGGCGGTGGTCGGGGGCCTGAGCCACAGCTCCATCTCCCGCCTCAAGGAGACCCACAGCCACGTGAGCCCGGAGACCATCAAGGTGCTTGGGACTCGGGGGGGGTCAGGGGAACGGCCTGGTCAGCCTTCCCAGGGCTGGCCTCGCTGAGAACTCCCAGCAGCGCTGGGGGCTGGGCACTCCCTCTTCATttgataaatgaggaaactgagtctgggGGTTAAATCCTTTCCCAGTTGCACAGTGAAAGCAGCAGAGTGGAGTCTCACAGGTCTGCCGAACTTCAAAGCTCGTGCTTTACTCTTCccctgcttattttattttattttattttttcggCCGTGCCgcacacatgtgggatcttagttccctgaccagggatcaaacccgtgccccctgcagtggaagcaccgagtcttaaccacgggaccaccaggggaagtccctattttattttaaaaaacataactgGTGACATACATATAGAAAAGTCTATAAAACATATgtacagttaaaaaaattagaaaacgcCTGTGTAACTACCACTCAGGTCAAGAAGTAGAACACTGCCAGCCCCCGAAGCTCCCAGCACCTTAGATCATATCTCCCTCCTCATCAGAGGCAAACAATGTCGTGACATTCCTAAGGATGATgaccttgcttttctttctttttaaaaatttttatttatttattcatttattttggccgtactgcacagcatgtgggatcttagttccccaaacccgtgctccctgcagtggaagctcagaatcctaaccactggaccaccagggaattcctgacctTGTTTTTCTGGATGGCTTTACCACCTATGTATGCATCCCAAAACCATGTGGGTTTCttgttgcctgtttttgaaccTCCTATGAATGGAATTGTGTTGTATATGTGATTTTACTTCTTGCTTCTTTCATTCTTACATTCTGTTGTGTGGAGCAATTGTTCATTCACTTCCGTTGCCGTATAATATTTTAGTCCACCCCGATTTGTGTATCTCCTCTACTGTTGAACATTTGGGGTTTTTCCAGTTTGGGCTGTTACGAATGATACCACTAAGAATATTCTTCGAAATCGTCGTCCTGTGCTGCTCTGCCtccctgatcctcagtttcctctcctgtgacatggttttttaaaaaattatttatttatttattttctttatttttttggctgtgtcgggtcttagctgcggcacgtggggtcttcgttgaagcttgcgggatcttttgttgcggcgcgggctcttcattgcggcgtgcgggcttctctctagttgtggcgcacaggttccagagtgctgggctctgtagtttgcggcacgcaggctctcttgttgaggcacgcgagctcagtagttgcggcatgggggCTTAGATgccccgcagcgtgtgggatcttagctccctgaccaaggatccaacccgtgtcccctgcattggaaggcggattctttaccactggaccaccagggaagtcccctcttctGTTAAATGTTGATGATAATCTGTGCCCAAGCCTGTTGTAGAGGtgtggtatttggaagtgggTGTCCCTTTGAACTCATGACCTATGAATTCTGATTCCCAGGGGCTAAGGGAGCCAGTGTTGGGGGATAGTGAGGGAGGCTTTTGACCTTTCACCCATCCCTGACCCTGACTCCACATCCTCTCCCACGTTTCCAGGGCTGGGCGGGGGAAGGAGAGTTGAGCCTGTGACATGTGATgtgtatgtgatgtgtgtgtgtgtgtgtgtgtgtgtgtgtgtgaccctcTGCCCTTTGTCCCCCAGCTCTGGGAAGGTCTGACAGAACTAGTGACGGCCACTGGCAACTATGGCAACTACCGGCGCCGGCTGGCAGCCTGCGTGGGTTTCCGCTTCCCCATCTTGGGTGTGCACCTCAAGGACCTGGTGGCCCTGCAGCTGGCACTGCCTGACTGGCTGGACCCCACCCGGACCCGACTTAATGGGGCCAAGATGAAGCAGCTCTTCAGCATCCTGGAGGAGCTGGCCATGGTGACCAGCCTTCAGCCCCCAGTGCAAGCCAACCCCGACCTGCTGAGCCTGCTGACGGTGAGGGGCCAGCAGCGGGGTCGACAGCTGCACCTGGTCCTGCAGGCTTGGCCTTGGGTTCTCAGTTCTGATCGAAGAACTGAGACCCAGCCTGGGCCCCAAGGTTGGGGTGAACTTGGAGAAGGGTTCTAGGCTCCAGATGGGGCTGTGGGCCCCTGAGGCTGGCATGTGGACTTGAGGCTGGGCCTGGGCCCTGGGTTGAGTTCCTAGCAGTGGGCTGTGTTCAAGGTTTGGGGTCAAACTCTGGATTCTGGGAATAGgggtggcttttatttatttatttttattttaatttttattttttggctgtgctttgcggcttgtgggatcttagttccctgaccagggatggaacccgcaccctcggcagtgaaagcgccgagtcctaacccctggaccgccaggggattccccaGGGGCGGCTTTTAAACATGGCCCTGAGCTCTGAGGTTCTGGGCTTGGTCTTGGACTTGGTTTTGAGCCCTAGCGTAGGAGTTGTGTTCTAGTCCAGATCTGGACTAGGTTCTAATTGTTGGGCTGGGACTTAGGTTTTAAGGTTTGGTGTGAAGTCTTACCTGTTTCTAGGTTCTGGACTGAGATGGGGATTGAAATCTGAGCTGGAGTCTGGTTGCTGGATGGGGTTCTATGTTGAGGGGGGAATTTCAGAGCTCTCAGCTGGGTTGTGACCTGGATTCTTGGCTGAGATCTTGGCAGTGCATTGTGTTCAAGGTTTGGGGCCAAGATACAGGTTCTGGTCTGTGTGCTAGGCTGGCGTGTGGTTGCTGGGATGTGTTCTAAGCTGGCCTTTGTCCTGAGTCTAGCTTCTGGGCCAGGCTCGGGGCTGGGCTGCGACCTCTAGGTGGACCTGTGGGTCTGAGTTCTAGGCAGTGGGCTCCTGAGAGCAGTGGAGGCCGGTGGGCGTGATCAGACCTGTGTGTCCCAGGTGTCTCTGGATCAGTATCAGACAGAGGATGAGCTCTACCAGCTGTCCCTGCAGCGGGAACCGCGCTCCAAGTCCTCGGTGAGGGGCCACTCGCTGCTTACCCACTCGGcccatcctcttcctcccccacctctgccctcctGGGAGTTCCAAGATTAGAGGCTACCTCACCCATCCTGCTCGTTGGGCAGGCTTCCTTGTCCCCAGGGCTTGCCCTCTCTCCTCCACTGGGCCCTGGGCTTCCTCACCTCTGGCCCTCTCTCAGCCTCCACCATTCCCACAGCCAACCAGCCCCACCAGCTGCACGCCGCCGCCCCGGCCCCCGGTGCTGGAGGAGTGGACCTCAGCGGCCAAACCCAAGCTGGATCAGGCACTCATGGTGGAGCACATTGAGAAGATGGTGGAGGTGAGACTCCGTGGCAGCCGGCTCCGGAgtctgcggggggcgggggggaacaGGCGTAGTGGTCAATCAAGGCTAGTTGTGCCAGGGCACTGCCCTGGGAGCCACCACCAGTGCCAGGTTCAAGGGCCGACACTCAGTCTCCAGAAGGCACGGGGCGcagctgatgggtggggttgggatGGGGGTACGGAGAAGGGAGGTGGTGGGGGAGACAGAAAGCTGCCCACGGCTgagacgcccccccccccccccttcatgGCTTGGACTGGGAATGTGGGCAGGGTGGGGCCGATGCTCCTtttatcctcccctcccccatgtgtCCCTCTATGTACTCCAGTCTGTGTTCCGGAACTTCGATGTCGATGGGGACGGCCACATCTCACAGGAGGAGTTCCAGATCATCCGTGGGAACTTTCCTTACCTCAGCGCCTTTGGAGACCTCGACCAGAACCAGTGAggaggcctgggggcagggggagagggaaggcaggCTCACTTCCCCTTGGGTTTTAGTTTCCTCCCGTGCAAGATGAGGACATTGAACCAGATGATCTCAAGGGAGGAAGCTACCCATGTGGGGAGGGGCTCTTGTTTTCGGGGTGGCTGCCAGCTGCAGAGGCACAGGGTTACTTCACTTATTCAGACcgaagagggggtggggggactccACCTGAATCTTGCAAAGACTGTGGCCTGGGGACTGTTGCTACGTAAATGCCATTTTATTTGTGGAGCTCACAGCTGGCAAAAAGTGTGGGCACGTTGAACTTCTCGGTAGCCTGTCTTAATGAATAGATAAGAAAAGCCTGCAATTAGCAGCACCCACTTGCTTATCAACAATTCACAATTCACATGCTGACAATTTGGACAAACAGCTCGTTCTCTGGAGTAGGTTAAACATGCCCCCTGCAACCATGTTCGCACCCTGGTTTTGCTGAGCGGAcaaaattccaatcaaaatttaTAGTCCATCCCAGGTcgatttactttttaatgttatCCATATTTCAAAAAGCTGGGTTTTTTTCCATATTATAAAAATCCATGGATAAAAAAAATCCAGGTAGTAAAATAGATTTATAGTGAGCAAAGTGTATAAGGTAAGAAGTGAaaattccctccctcctttcccactCAGAGGTTGTCATTAGTAACTATGTTAGTAACATTACTGGCTGGCAATGCCTGtatctttccagtctttttttcatGCATGTTGCAAATTGTTAGAGAATTTGTCTGTGTCTGTTTCATAGACAAACAGGATGATGGTATAAATCTAGTTCCGCCAGTGGCGTTCACTGTAGTTGCTTTGTTTCTCCTCCCACTGTTGGGAGCAAATAGTTGAAAACAGAGTTTTCTCTAAGTTGAAAACAGTTCCCTGTCACCTCCCTGGGTGGGGTGGAGTTTTTCCAGACCACAGTTTTAGGGAGGGTGCAGCCCTTGGAGACCTTCAAGGCGTCAGCTTCATGCAGGCGTCTCAGCCTTAACTCCCCACCTCCCGCCGGCCCCAGGCAGGTATCAAAATCCAGCACCTGGCTCCTGGGGCAGCCAGCAGCTCACTGCCTCAATTTGAAGATCTCTCTTTGTTTCTGAAACTTGGGGGTTTCCATTTCTTACAAACTCACCTTTGCATTTAAAgcaatttttgatatattttaaccAGCATCTGGGTATTTGTAGCAGTAGGgttttcaggggttttttttgtttttgttttaaaatcactgtCTTGACAGAACTGCatgctttgtgtttttttacttttgttttccacTTAAACCCTCATCATGGACATCTTTCCAGGCCGATTCATGCAGAACTACCTCATTCTTTAGAACAGCTGCAGAGTATTACACTATGTGGCTGGGCCATCATTTGCCTCACCATTCTCCTGCTGATGGACATGTAGACTGTTCCCAGTTTTCTGCTATTAATATCCACCATGCTACTGTGAACATCTTTGTACCGATGCACTCAGGCCACTATTTTTGTAggagaaattcctagaagtgggataATTGGATCAAAAGATATGCACATTCTAAATTAGAAGAGAGACTGCCAAGGTGACCTCAGGCAAGGTTGTGCCAGCTTGCACTCCCATCAGCAGTGAACGAGTGCCCATTTCCCAACTTCCTTGCCAACAGTGGATGCTATAATAAGCTTTACAATTTTGCCAGTCTAATTGGCAAATGGTGTCTtggttaaatttgcatttctttaatactAGTGGGGGTAGGATatcttcatatgtttattggccgcTTCTATTTCTTCTGTAAATTGCCTGTTTCGTGTTCTTTGTCCATTATTCCACTGGGTTTGTGagtctttttctcattgatttctaGAATCTCTGTTAATGGATATTAACCCTTGGTGTTgaatatgtttgcaaatattttctcccagtctgtcatTTATGTTGTccttttccatataaaattttttaaaaatgtgtgctcAATATGTCAGTCTTTTCCCTTATGGCTTCTCGGATTTGTGTTATGCGTAGAAAGGCCTTCATCCCCTCAAGATTACAAAATTCTTCCCTCATACCTTTTCAGatactttgaaaattttattttttacattagtGTTCTGAATTTAGTGGGAAACAAGTTTTCATGAACAGTGTGAGATAGGAGCCTAGGTTTACATAGTTTCATAAACCGTCAGTTGTCCCAATGTACCATTGATTTGAAGGACCACCTGGATCACCCAAATACAATGGGCAGGCGTTTCCGACAAGGGCCACCCCTGGTGGAAATAGCTCCCAGTGGCCCAGCACCTATTAACCATTACAGACACTGTTgtcaatgctccatgggcactctctcatttaatccttacccaAAGGCCTCTGAGGTGTAGGAACTATCATCGTCCccatttatagaagaggaaaccgaGGGATGGGGAGATTAACTAGCCTGAAGGCACACAGAGAAGAAGTAGAGCCCAAATTTGAACTGAGTTCTGTCCATCTCCAGAGCACGGGCTCACTCTTTCCCTAAAATATGTGAATGGGTGAAAAAAAAGGGCTCCGTGGGGAAGCCCCGGATTACCTTTCTGGCAGGATTATGCAAGAGTGAGACAGGTGCAGCTTTTTCCAATCTTACCTGGTCCCCAAACTCATCAGAGATCTCTTAATTCTCAGGGCTCCGGACTGGTGTTCCACAGAGCTCACTTTGGGAAACAGAAGCTGATAATCCCATGGGAAAGTGCAGAGCAATTTTAGTTTACACACCAACTCTGTGAAGTGAGCAGGGCAGgaattatgatccccatttttccagggaggaaacccagggcaagtgacttgcccaagaccacacaactAGTTAGTAGCAGCTACTACATCTGCCTGACTCCAAGTCTAgtgctctttctctttcctgcacCAGGGGTCCAAAATCAGGAGTCGGTGAGGACCTTTAACTTGGTAGGGGTTTTTCCCAGTGGGATGGGTTAAGCTGGTGGTGGGTGGTCCCAGGGAGGCCCCCAGAGCTGAGGCCCTCCCCCTTCCCGGACAGGGATGGCTGCATCAGCAAGGAGGAGATGGTCTCCTACTTTCTGCGCTCCAGCTCTGTGCTGGGTGGCCGCATGGGCTTCGTACACAACTTCCACGAGAGCAACTCCTTGCGCCCGGTCACCTGCCGCCATTGCAAGGCCCTGGTGAGCCCCCGCCCAAGCCACACCCCTCCAGCACCGGCCCCGCCCCATCCACGCCCCGCCCTTCCTTCTGGCCCCGCCCCTGCCGGAGCCTTCTCAGCCTAGGCAAAGCTTAATTCCACCTGCCTCTCCTCTTGCTGTTCTGAACAAAACCCTGAGGGGGCCCTAAGGCTCCAGAAAGGGTCAGTCCCACTCCCTGCccatagaaaggaagaagtagagtCATCCCCTCTAAACCCCTCCCCCCTACTACGGCCCCCTCCTCTATTTCAGATCCTGGGCATCTACAAGCAGGGCCTCAAATGCCGAGGTGAGATGGAATTGCAGGGCTGCTGGGCTGAGTTTTTTGGGAAGAGTTGCTATCTGGGTGAAGATTCTTATTTTGGTGGGGTAATTGCCAAGGAGTGAAGTACCTTAGAGCCAAAGAGGCATGCTGATTGATGTGAAGCGGGTAGCCTTTAACAGGGcttttgttgggacttccctggctatccagtggttaagactccgtgcttccactgcagggggtgtgggttcgacccctggtctgggaagtaagatcccgccTGCCTCGCAGTGCTgccaaaccccccccccccacccagaaaCCAAAAACCaagacaagcaaacaaaaaacccaaaaaacaaacaacaacaagcaaacaaacaaaaaccatggCCTTTATTTTGGTGAGGCAGCTGTCCAGGAACAGGGAGCTTTGGAGAGGGCACAGACTGCCGAGTAGGATGAAGAGAGCGCTTGGAAAGGAGGCTCTTGTTTTGGTGGGGCAGCTGCTCAGGAGCAAAGGGACCTGGGGAGAGGTGCAGGCCTGTGGAATGGGGTGAAGGGTATTCTGATCAGTTGATCTGGCTGGATTCCCCATCTGCCTCCCCAGCCTGTGGTGTTAACTGCCACAAGCAGTGCAAGGATCGGCTGTCAGTTGAGTGCCGGCGCCGGGCCCAGAGTGTGAGTCTGGAGGGGTCt
It encodes:
- the RASGRP2 gene encoding RAS guanyl-releasing protein 2; translated protein: MAGTLDLDKGCTVEELLRGCIEAFDDSGKVRDPQLVRMFLMMHPWYIPSSQLAAKLLHIYQQSRKDSSNSLQVKTCHLVRYWISAFPAEFDLNPELAEQIKELKALLDQEGNRRHSSLIDIESVPTYKWNRQVTQRNPVEQKKRKMSLLFDHLDPMELAAHLTYLEYCSFCKILFQDYHSFVTHGCTVDNPVLERFISLFNSVSQWVQLMILSKPTAPQRALVITHFVHVAEKLLELQNFNTLMAVVGGLSHSSISRLKETHSHVSPETIKLWEGLTELVTATGNYGNYRRRLAACVGFRFPILGVHLKDLVALQLALPDWLDPTRTRLNGAKMKQLFSILEELAMVTSLQPPVQANPDLLSLLTVSLDQYQTEDELYQLSLQREPRSKSSPTSPTSCTPPPRPPVLEEWTSAAKPKLDQALMVEHIEKMVESVFRNFDVDGDGHISQEEFQIIRGNFPYLSAFGDLDQNQDGCISKEEMVSYFLRSSSVLGGRMGFVHNFHESNSLRPVTCRHCKALILGIYKQGLKCRACGVNCHKQCKDRLSVECRRRAQSVSLEGSAPSPSPTHTHHRAFSFSLPRPGRRGSRPPEIREEDVQMVEDGVFDIHL